A genomic stretch from Bosea sp. F3-2 includes:
- a CDS encoding MFS transporter, which translates to MTASAPTVSLPQRAMMPVLIALSVTHLLNDMIQSLIPAIYPIIKEAYRLDFGQIGLITLTFQVSASLLQPAVGLYTDKHPMPYSMVLGMGFTLAGLIGLSYAGSYGLLLLSAACVGIGSSIFHPEATRMARNASGGQHGFAQGIFQVGGQTGGALGPLLAAFIIVPRGQGSLAWFSVAALVAMLLMIWTASSYARLDRARPPKPAATTGERPTWPRRRSVAFAITILVVLLFSKNAYTASFTSFYTFYLIGKFGISVQNSQVMLFLFLASSAAGALGGGMLGDRIGRNKIIWFSILGALPFTLILPYADLFWTGVLTIVINLIMSSAFAAILIYALELLPGRVGLVGGFFYGLTFGLGGLAAALLGAFADILGIETVYKICSFIPAVGLLAWFLPRLNETAAGAPPAH; encoded by the coding sequence ATGACCGCTAGCGCACCGACCGTCTCTTTGCCTCAGCGTGCCATGATGCCAGTGCTAATCGCGCTCAGCGTGACGCATCTGCTCAACGACATGATCCAGTCGCTGATCCCGGCGATCTATCCGATCATCAAGGAAGCCTATCGCCTCGACTTCGGCCAGATCGGTCTGATCACGCTGACTTTCCAGGTCTCGGCGTCGTTGCTGCAGCCAGCCGTCGGGCTCTATACCGACAAGCATCCGATGCCCTATTCGATGGTCTTGGGCATGGGCTTCACGCTCGCCGGTCTCATCGGCCTCTCCTATGCCGGGAGCTACGGGCTCCTCCTCCTCTCGGCGGCCTGCGTCGGGATCGGCTCGTCGATCTTCCATCCGGAGGCGACGCGGATGGCGCGCAACGCCTCCGGCGGACAGCATGGTTTCGCGCAGGGCATCTTTCAGGTCGGTGGCCAGACGGGCGGCGCGCTCGGGCCGCTGCTTGCTGCCTTCATCATCGTGCCGCGCGGGCAGGGGAGCCTCGCCTGGTTCTCGGTCGCAGCACTCGTCGCGATGCTGCTGATGATCTGGACGGCGTCGAGCTATGCCCGGCTGGACCGTGCGCGCCCGCCCAAGCCCGCTGCGACAACGGGCGAAAGACCCACCTGGCCACGCCGGCGCTCGGTCGCCTTCGCGATCACGATCCTGGTCGTGCTGCTGTTCTCGAAGAACGCCTACACCGCCAGCTTCACCTCGTTCTACACCTTCTACCTGATCGGCAAATTCGGCATCTCCGTGCAGAATTCGCAGGTCATGCTGTTCCTTTTCCTGGCCTCCTCGGCGGCGGGCGCCCTGGGCGGGGGCATGCTGGGCGATCGGATCGGCCGCAACAAGATCATCTGGTTCTCGATTCTGGGCGCGCTGCCCTTCACCTTGATCCTGCCCTATGCCGATCTGTTCTGGACGGGCGTGCTGACCATCGTGATCAACCTGATCATGTCGAGCGCCTTCGCCGCGATTCTGATCTATGCGCTCGAATTGCTCCCCGGTCGCGTCGGGCTCGTCGGCGGCTTCTTCTACGGGCTCACTTTCGGACTTGGCGGATTGGCGGCGGCGCTGCTCGGTGCGTTCGCGGATATTCTCGGCATCGAGACGGTCTACAAGATCTGTTCGTTCATCCCGGCGGTCGGCCTCCTTGCCTGGTTCCTGCCACGACTGAACGAAACCGCAGCCGGAGCGCCACCGGCGCATTGA
- a CDS encoding ABC transporter ATP-binding protein, with translation MVSVELKTVSKSWGGAAAVDAISFTVEGGKLVALLGPSGCGKSTTLRLIAGLEDTSGGMISIGGRDVTHAPPSRRGIAMVFQNYALFPHLSVAENILFGLKVRKVSRAERDERLARAASILGLSALLERKPSQLSGGQQQRVALGRAIVAEAPVCLMDEPLSNLDAQLRVEMRREIRELQQRLGMTMVYVTHDQVEAMTMADQVVLMRNGKIEQDAAPDMLYENPETIFAARFVGTPPMNVLPLAAVQARGGTLPPPPGLDPAGLAVGIRPEQVEIDDSGVAADVVAVEYLGSDTLIETRVDGHSFIVKRPGKVRVTAGEQIYIALSQSALHWFDLASERKVVRN, from the coding sequence ATGGTTTCGGTAGAGCTCAAGACCGTTTCGAAGAGCTGGGGCGGAGCCGCGGCCGTCGATGCCATCAGCTTCACCGTCGAAGGCGGCAAGCTCGTCGCCCTGCTCGGCCCTTCCGGCTGCGGCAAGTCGACCACGCTCCGGCTGATCGCCGGGCTTGAGGACACCAGCGGCGGGATGATCTCGATCGGCGGGCGTGACGTCACCCATGCTCCGCCCTCGCGGCGCGGCATCGCCATGGTCTTCCAGAACTATGCACTGTTTCCGCATCTGAGCGTGGCGGAGAACATCCTGTTCGGGCTGAAGGTCCGCAAGGTCTCGCGCGCCGAGCGCGACGAACGCCTCGCCCGCGCCGCCTCGATCCTCGGGCTCTCCGCTTTGCTTGAGCGGAAGCCGTCGCAGCTATCGGGCGGCCAGCAGCAACGCGTCGCGCTTGGCCGCGCCATTGTCGCCGAGGCTCCGGTCTGCCTGATGGACGAGCCGCTCTCCAACCTCGACGCCCAGCTGCGCGTCGAGATGCGGCGCGAGATCCGCGAGCTGCAGCAGCGCCTCGGCATGACCATGGTCTATGTCACGCATGATCAGGTCGAGGCGATGACGATGGCCGATCAGGTCGTGCTGATGCGCAACGGCAAGATCGAGCAGGATGCTGCACCGGACATGCTCTACGAGAACCCGGAGACGATCTTCGCGGCGCGCTTCGTCGGCACGCCGCCGATGAACGTGCTGCCGCTCGCCGCGGTGCAGGCACGTGGCGGCACGCTGCCTCCGCCACCCGGCCTCGATCCCGCGGGGCTCGCGGTCGGCATCCGCCCGGAGCAGGTCGAGATCGACGACAGCGGCGTCGCAGCCGATGTCGTCGCGGTCGAGTATCTCGGCTCCGACACGCTGATCGAGACCCGCGTCGACGGCCATTCCTTCATCGTCAAGCGGCCCGGCAAAGTGCGTGTCACAGCCGGCGAACAGATCTACATCGCGTTGTCACAATCGGCGCTGCACTGGTTCGACCTGGCGTCGGAACGGAAGGTGGTTCGAAACTGA
- a CDS encoding ABC transporter substrate-binding protein, with the protein MDRREFLGGSAALAGATALPGIARAQSSELSFFYPVAVGGPITKLIDAYAAGFEKENPSVKLKPIYAGTYQETIVKALTAHKSGTPPVLSVLLSTDMFTLIDEEAIVPFDDFVKTDEDKKWLGSFFPGFMANSQTGGKTWGIPFQRSTVVLYWNKELFKEAGLDPEKPPKTWAEQLEFAQKLTKRDAAGNVTQWGIQIPSSGFPYWLFQGLSTQAGAILANPAGDKTDYANPGVVEALQYWVDLAQKYKVHPPGIVEWGTTPRDFFEKKVAMMWTTTGNLTNVRANAKFPFGVAVLPAGKKPGSPTGGGNFYLSKKATKAEQEAAFKFVRWITTPERAAQWSADTGYVAVTPASYETEAMKKYVADFPQALVARDQLPSAVAELSTHENQRVTKALNDGLQAALTGTKTAQKAMEDAQAEAERILKAYR; encoded by the coding sequence ATGGACAGGCGTGAATTTTTGGGCGGCTCGGCCGCTCTCGCGGGCGCAACCGCCCTGCCCGGCATTGCCCGCGCGCAGAGCAGCGAGCTTTCGTTCTTCTATCCGGTCGCCGTCGGCGGGCCGATCACCAAGCTGATCGACGCCTATGCCGCCGGCTTCGAGAAGGAGAACCCCTCGGTCAAACTGAAGCCGATCTATGCCGGCACCTATCAGGAGACGATCGTCAAGGCGCTCACCGCGCATAAGAGCGGCACGCCGCCGGTGCTCTCTGTGCTGCTCTCGACCGATATGTTCACGCTGATCGACGAAGAGGCGATCGTGCCCTTCGACGATTTCGTCAAGACCGACGAGGACAAGAAGTGGCTCGGCAGCTTCTTCCCGGGCTTCATGGCGAACAGCCAGACCGGCGGCAAGACCTGGGGCATCCCGTTCCAGCGTTCCACGGTGGTCCTCTATTGGAACAAGGAGCTGTTCAAGGAAGCCGGCCTCGACCCCGAGAAGCCGCCGAAGACCTGGGCCGAGCAGCTCGAATTCGCGCAGAAGCTGACCAAGCGCGACGCCGCCGGCAACGTCACGCAATGGGGTATCCAGATCCCCTCCTCCGGCTTCCCGTACTGGCTGTTCCAGGGTCTCTCGACCCAGGCCGGCGCGATCCTCGCGAACCCGGCGGGCGACAAGACCGACTATGCCAATCCGGGCGTCGTCGAAGCGCTGCAGTACTGGGTCGACCTCGCGCAGAAATATAAGGTCCATCCGCCCGGTATCGTCGAGTGGGGCACCACGCCGCGCGACTTCTTCGAGAAGAAGGTCGCGATGATGTGGACCACCACCGGCAACCTCACCAATGTCCGCGCCAACGCCAAGTTCCCCTTTGGCGTCGCGGTTCTGCCGGCCGGCAAGAAGCCGGGCAGCCCGACCGGCGGCGGCAATTTCTACCTGTCGAAGAAGGCCACCAAGGCCGAGCAGGAAGCCGCGTTCAAGTTCGTGCGCTGGATCACCACACCCGAGCGTGCCGCGCAGTGGAGCGCCGATACCGGCTATGTCGCCGTGACGCCGGCCTCCTACGAGACCGAGGCGATGAAGAAATACGTCGCCGACTTCCCGCAGGCCCTGGTCGCGCGCGACCAGCTGCCGAGCGCGGTTGCCGAGCTCTCGACGCATGAGAACCAGCGCGTCACCAAGGCGCTGAACGACGGGCTGCAGGCGGCACTGACCGGCACCAAGACCGCGCAGAAGGCGATGGAAGACGCGCAGGCCGAGGCCGAGCGCATCCTCAAGGCCTATCGGTAA